The DNA region AGCGCGGGGCCGACCTTGCGGCCGAAGAGATAGCCCACCTGGTCGCCGATGACGGCCGCGGCGACCACCAGGGCGCACACCAGCCACAGCGGGGTGTCCAGCTTGCCGGTGGTGACCAGCAGGCCGGTGGTGAACAGCAGCGAGTCACCGGGCAGGAAGAAGCCGATGAGGAGTCCGGACTCGGCGAAGACGATGACGAGGACACCGATCAGACCGAAGGTCGCGATCAGGTGGTCCGGGTCCAGCCAGCTCGGTCCGAGGGCAAGCGTGTTCACGGGTTCCGGGCTCCTGCGGTCGGTGGGGGCATGGGAGGTGTCGTACGGGACAGCTGCCCCAAGGTACCAACGCACGGCGAACGCCCCGGGTTCCAGGCGGCCCCGTTCCGGATGCGGGCGGGCCCGGCCGGCAGCAGGCTGTGGCCCAGGAGGTGGATGCGCATGGGCATCGACGAGTACGGCGGCGGCCAGACCGCCCAGTCGGACGTGCTGGTGGTGACGACGAACGACGTCCCCGGCCACCAGGTCCAGCAGGTGATCGGCGAGGTCTTCGGGCTGACCGTCCGCTCGCGGCACATCGGCAGCCAGATCGGCGCGGGCCTGAAGTCGCTGGTCGGCGGGGAGCTGCGGGGGCTGACGAAGACCCTCGTGGAGACCCGCAACCAGGCCATGGAACGGCTGGTGGAGCAGGCGCGGGCACGCGGCGCGAACGCGGTCCTGATGTTCCGCTTCGACGTGACGGAGGCCGCCGACGTCGGCACGGAGGTGTGCGCGTACGGCACCGCCGTGGTGATCGCGCCGATCCCCTGAGGTGCGGGCCCGTACCGGCGGTCCCGTGACGGCAGGTCCCGAATCTCGGGATGTATGAGGGCATTTGCCCACTTATGGTGGGCCCGTGGTCACCCAAGCACCCACCCCGCCGCCCGCCGGTCCGGAGATCGTCCGGAAGGTCCTGCTGCCGCTGTCCGTGCCCGCGCTGGTGGTCGGGATCGGCTCGGCGCTGCTGTATCTGGGGATCAGCAAGCTCGCCGACAGGCTCCAGGACCTGGTCTGGGACACCCTTCCGGACGCACTCGGCATCGGCTCGTACTCCTCGCTGTGGATCATCGTGATGCTGACCGCGAGCGGCATCGCGGTCGGCCTCGTCGTCTGGAAGGTGTACGGGCACGCCGGCGCCGACCCGGCCGAGGTCGGGCTCGGCGGGGCGCCGATCAAGCCCGGGGTGGTGCCCGGTCTGCTGCTCGCCAGCACGCTCACGCTTGCCGGCGGCGTCAGCCTCGGCCCGGAGAACCCGACGATCGTCTCCGCCATCGCGCTGACCTTCTGGCTCGGCCGGATGGTCCTGCCGGCGCTGCCGGGCGCGCTGTGGGTGTCGCTCGCCACCGCCGCCACGTTCGGCGCGCTCTTCGGCACCCCGGTGGCGGCCGCGCTCGTGATCTCGGAGGCCCTGGCGTCGAAGGCGGCGCCCGGGCTCGCCGGGGGCGGGCTGTGGGACAAGCTGTTCGCCCCGCTGGTGGCGGCCGGCGCCGGGGCGATGACCACCCAGCTGGTCGACCACCCCAGCTTCGACATGGGCCTGCCGCCGCTCACGAACCCCGGCTACGAAGACCTCCTCGCCGCCCTGGTCATCGCCACCCTCGCCGCGCTCTTCGGACTGCTCGCCTGCTACGCCTTCCCGTACGCCCACCGGGCCTTCCACCGGCTGAAGCACCCCATGCTGATGCTGCCGCTGGGCGGGCTGATCCTGGGTCTGCTCGGTGCCCTCGGCGGGCGGCTGACGCTGTTCAAGGGGCTCACGGAGACCAAGGAACTCGTCCAGTCCCTCGGGACCTACGGTTCGGGCGAGCTCGCCAAGATGGCCGTGGTGAAGCTGGTCGCCCTGCTCGTGGCCGCGTCCTGCGGCTTCATCGGCGGCCGGGTGTTCCCGATCGTGTTCATCGGCGCCGCGTTCGGCCTGTGCGCGCAGGCGCTCGTGACGGAGATCCATCCGGCGGTCGCCGTCTCGGCCGCCGTCCTCGGCATGGTGCTCGCGACCACCCACCAGGGGTGGGTGAGCCTCTTCATCGCCGCCGTCATCGCCGCCTCGCCGGCGATGATCCCGCTCCTCGTCCTCGCCTCCCTGCCCGCCTGGCTGGTCGTCACCGGCCGCCCCGAGCTCGAACTCGACGAGCACGGCGACTCACTGCACTGAGCCGCCCCCGCCAGCCCCCGCCCGCCCCTGCCCCCGTACGTACAGGAAGGAACCCGCCGTGCCGCTGCACAAGGGACCCGACGACCGCCCGTCCGACGCCGCACCCGTACGCCGCCTCTCCCTCAACCCGTTCTACGGCGCCGCCGACCCGGTCGGCGGCATGACCGAGGCGCCACCGCGGCACAAGCTGCCGGACGGGCCGCTGGCGCCGATGAGCGCCTACCAGCTGGTCCACGACGAGCTGATGCTCGACGGCAACTCCCGGCTCAACCTCGCCACCTTCGTCACCACCTGGATGGAACCCCAGGCGGCGGTGCTCATGGGCGAGTGCCGCGACAAGAACATGATCGACAAGGACGAGTACCCGCGCACCGCCGAACTGGAGCGCCGCTGCGTCGCCATGCTCGCCGACCTGTGGAACGCCCCCGACCCCTCCGCCGCCGTCGGCTGCTCCACCACCGGCTCCAGCGAGGCCTGCATGCTGGCCGGCATGGCGCTCAAGCGCCGCTGGGCGAAGAAGAACGCCGACCGCTACCCCGCCGCCCGGCCCAATCTGGTGATGGGCGTCAACGTGCAGGTCTGCTGGGAGAAGTTCTGCAACTTCTGGGAGGTCGAGGCCCGCCTGGTGCCCATGCAGGGCGACCGCTTCCACCTGGACGCGGCCACCGCCGCCGAGCTCTGCGACGAGAACACCATCGGCGTGGTCGCCGTCCTCGGCTCCACCTTCGACGGCTCCTACGAGCCGGTCGCCGAGATCTGTGCCGCGCTCGACGACCTCCAGGAGCGCACCGGGATCGACGTGCCGGTGCACGTGGACGGCGCCTCCGGCGCCATGGTCGCGCCCTTCCTCGACGAGGACCTGGTGTGGGACTTCCGGCTCCCCCGGGTCTCCTCCATCAACACCTCGGGCCACAAGTACGGCCTGGTCTACCCGGGCGTCGGCTGGGCGCTGTGGCGCTCCCCCGCCGAACTCCCCGAGGAGCTGGTCTTCCGGGTCAACTACCTGGGCGGCGACATGCCGACCTTCGCCCTCAACTTCTCCCGCCCGGGCGCCCAGGTGGTCGCGCAGTACTACACCTTCCTGCGGCTCGGCCGGGCCGGCTACCGGGCCGTCCAGCAGACCAGCCGGGACGTGGCCACCGACCTCGCCCAACGCATCGAGGCCCTGGGCGACTTCCGCCTCCTCACCCGCGGCGACCAGCTGCCCGTCTTCGCCTTCACCACCGCGCCGGACGTCACGTCCTTCGACGTCTTCGACGTCTCGCGGCGGCTGCGCGAAGCCGGCTGGCTGGTGCCCGCCTACACCTTCCCGGCCGAACGCGAGGACCTGTCGGTGCTGCGGATCGTCTGCCGCAACGGCTTCTCGACGGACCTCGCGAACCTGCTCGTCGAGGACCTGGAGCGGCTGCTGCCCGAACTGCGCCGCCAGCCGCACCCGTTCACCGACGACAAGCAGGCCGCGACCTCCTTCCACCACTGAGGGAGGGCCGGTGCTGCCCGCGCGCTACCTGCCCAGGCGGCCGAACCTCCGTACCGCCAGCGGGAAGAAGACCACGACGAGCAGCACCGGCCACAGCACCGCGGCGCCCACCCAGCCCGGCTCGCCGCCCGGGTTGGCGAACAGTTCGCGGACCGCCGTCGCGGTCGCCGACATCGGGTTCCACTCCACGAAGGCGCCCAGCCAGCCCGGCATCGACTCCGGCGCGGCAAAGGCGTTGGAGAGGAAGCCGACCGGCCAGACCAGGATCTGGACGGCCTGCACCAGTTCGGCCCGGCCCGCGACCAGGGCCAGGAAGATCCCGATCCAGAGCATCGCGAAGCGCAGCAGGAGCAGCAGCCCCACGGCGCCCAGGAAGGCGCCGAAGCCGCCCTCCGCCCGCCAGCCGATCGCGTAGCCGACGCCGATCATCAGCAGCAGGCCCACGGTCGACTGGAGCATGTCGGCGGCCGCCCGGCCGACGAGGACCGCGCCGTCGGTCATCGGCATGGCGCGGAAGCGGTCGATCACGCCCTTGTCGAGGTCCTGGGTGACCGCCGTCATCGTGCCTTCGAGCCCGAACACCATGGTCAGGGTGAGCATGCCGGGCACCAGGAAGTCGACGTAGTCGCCGTCGACCGCCCGGCCGCCGCCGACCAGATAGCCGAACATCAGCAGCATCATCACCGGGAAGACCAGGCCGACCACGACCTGCACCGGCTGCCGCGCCCAGTGCGCCAGCTCCCGCCGGGTCATGGTCAGGCAGTCGCTCACCGCGTACGCCGCGCTCATGCGGCCACCTCCGTCCTCTCGTCCGCCGACCGTCCGCCGGTCAGGTGCAGGAACACCTCGTCCAGGGTCGGGCGGCGCAGCGCGATGTCCTCCGCCTCGATGCCCGCCTCCTCCAGGGCCCGTACGGTCAGGGCGAGCGAGGCCATCCGGTCCTCGACGGGCGCGCTGATCCGCCGCCGGTCGCGGTCCACGTCCGCCCCGGCGGGCGCGAACGGCAGCGCCTTCAGCGCCTCGTCGAGCCGTGCCCCGTCCCGTACGACCACGTCGATCCGGTCCCGGCCGACCCGGGCCTTCAGCTCGTCGGGCGTGCCGTCCGCGACCACCCGGCCGCTGTCGACGACCGAGATCCGGTCGGCGAGCTGGTCGGCCTCCTCCAGGTACTGCGTGGTGAGCAGCACCGTCGTGCCACCGCCGACCAGGGAGCGCACGGACTCCCACACCTCGCCGCGCCCGCGCGGGTCGAGGCCGGTGGTCGGCTCGTCGAGGAACAGCACCTCCGGCTCCGTGATGAGCGAGGCGGCCAGGTCGAGCCGACGCCGCATGCCGCCGCTGTACTGCCGTACGGGCCTGCGGCCGGTGTCCACGAGCCCGAACCGCTCCAGGAGCGCGTCCGCGCGGGCCGCCGCGCCGCGCCCGCCCAGGTGGTAGAGGCGCCCGAACATCTCCAGGTTCTGCCGGCCGGACAGCTCCTCGTCGAGCGCCGCGTGCTGGCCGAGCAGCCCGATCCGCCGCCGCACCTCGGCGGCCGCGCGTCGCACGTCGTGGCCGGCCACCCGCACCAGGCCCTCGTCGTGCCGGAGCAGGGTGGCGAGCACCCGTACCGTCGTGGTCTTCCCGGCGCCGTTCGGCCCGAGCAGCCCGTGCACCGTGCCGCGCGCGACGGTCAGGTCGAGGCCGTCGAGCGCCTGCTTGTCGTCTCCGAACCGCTTCCGCACGCCTTCCATGAGGATCGCGTCGCCACCCACTGACACCGACATCCCTTTCCTCCCGATACGTACGTAGTCAAATTTGACCACTGTCGCAGCGGAGAACCATATGCCCCCGCGAGGGGCTAGTCAAACTTGATTACGCGGAATTACGCGAAGGGGTTCTCCTGGCCCTCCGCGAGCACGCCCACGAACGGCTCACCCTCGCCCGCGAACACGTACGCCCCGCCCTCGATCCGCTCGATCAGACCGAGGGTCCACTCCCGGCCCGAGTCGGCCGAGTGCACCCAGAGGTGCATGATCTCCCCGATGTGCCCGAGCTGGCCCGGTCCGCCCTCCGGCGTGTAGTAGTCCGTCACCGCGGCCCGCCACTCGTCCAGGCCGCGCACCCTGGCCCGCAGCAGCTCGACCGCCTCCGCGCGCGGCAGGTCCACGATGAAGCCGACCGCCGCCGACAGGACGTCCATCTGCTGGTCGTACGTGGACAGCGCCTCGCGGAGGAGCCGCAGGAACTCCTCGCGGCCCGCGTCCGTGATCTCGTACTCGACCCTCGGCGGCCCGCCGGCCGTGCTCGGCGCGATCTCGTCGGCGACGAGCAGTCCCTGCTTCGCCATCTGCTTCAGCGCGTGGTAGATCGAGCCGGGCTTGGCGTTGGACCACTCGTGCGCGCCCCAGTACTCCAGGTCGTTGCGCACCTGATAGCCGTGGGCGCGGCCGTGCTGCTTGACCGCGCCCAGAACGAGAAGGCGGATCGCCGACATCCCACGGACCTCCCTGGTCAATTTTGACCAGGGTAGGTCCTCCGTGTCTTCGGCTACACCTTGCTCTCCAGCTCGATCAGCTCGAAGGAGCCCTTGCCGTCGAGCGACTCGCGGATGATGTCCGCGTGGCCGGCGTGCCGGCCGATCTCCTGGATCAGGTGGAGCAGCATCCAGCGGACCGAGACCCGGCCGTCCTTCGGGAACCACGGCGCGGGCGGCAGCGGGAACTCCTCGTCCAGGCTGGGCACGGTCCGGACGAACTCCTCGGTCTCCTTCGCCACGCCCCGCCAGAAGGCGACGATCTCCGGGATCGCCTCCCCGTCGACGAGCCGGAAGGCCTCACCCCAGGTCTCCTGGGTGCGCTGCTTCTCGTTCGGGCGCCGCTGTGCGAGCCGCAGCCAGTTCAGCTCGACTTCCGCCGTGTGTTTGATCAGGCCGGAGAGGCTGAGCTCGCTCGCGCTGGGGCGGCTCGCCGCCTGCTCCTCGGTGAGGCCGAACGACGCCCGGACGATCGCGGCGCGCTGGGCCTCGATGAAGTTGAGGAACGCGCCGCGCTCGTCGCCGTACGCCTCCGCGGGGACAAGAGCAACCATGACTGCCGCCTTCCGTGGTGCCCGAGGTACGGGCCTTCCTTCTCGACACGGACCACGTTAGGAGGGATCGAGGACAGATCCGGTCCTAAATCCCTCCTCCGCGTGAGGCGTTCTAGAACGGGAACCGGCTGCGCCCGTGCTGGATCGAGATCCACTTCCGGGTGGTGAAGGCCTCGACCATCGCCTCGCCGTTGAGCCGGCCGATGCCCGACTGCTTCTCGCCGCCGAAGGGGACGATCGGCTCGTCGTGCACGGTGCCGTCGTTGATGTGGATCATGCCGGTGTGGATGCGCTTGGCGACCCGGACGCCGCGCTCGACGTTTCCGGTGTGCACGGCGCCGCTCAGGCCGTACGGGGTGTCGTTGGCGATCCGTACGGCCTCGTCCTCGCCGTCGAACGGGATGACCAGGGCCACCGGGCCGAAGATCTCCTGGCTGAGGACCGGCGCGTCGGCGGCGATGCCGGTGAGGACGGTCGGGGAGACCAGGCTGCCGTCGACCGTGCCGCGCAGCAGCGCGGTCGCGCCGCCCGCCACGGTCTGCTCGACGACCGAGGCCACCGCCTCCGCCTGCTGGGCGTTGATGAGCGGGCCGATGTGGGTGGCCGGGTCGGCCGGGTCGCCGACCCGCAGGGTCTTCACCTTGGCGACGAACTTCTCGGTGAACTCCGCCTCCAGGGTGCGGTCCACCAGGATGCGGTTGGCGGCCATGCAGACCTGGCCCTGGTGCACGAAGCGGCTGAAGACGGCCGCGTCGACCGCGTAGTCGACGTCGGCGTCGTCGAGGACGATCAGGGCGCTGTTGCCGCCGAGTTCGAGCACCGCGTGCTTGAAGTGCTGGGCGCAGACGGTGGCCACGTGCTGCCCGGTGCGGTCGGAGCCGGTGAAGGAGATGACCTTCGGCACCGGGTGGGTGAGCAGCGCGTCGCCGATCTCGGCGATGTCGGTGACGACCACGTTGAGCAGACCGGCCGGCAGGCCCGCCTCCTCCAGGACCTTGGCGACCAGGGTGCCGCCGCAGATCGGGGTGTTCTGGTGCGGCTTGAGGACCACCGCGTTGCCGAGCGCGAGGGCGGGCGCGACGGACTTGATGGAGAGGAGGAAGGGGAAGTTGAAGGGCGAGATGACGCCGATGACGCCGACCGGGAGGCGGTAGACGCGGTTCTCCTTGCCGTCCACCGGCGAGGGCAGGATGCTGCCCTCGGGGCGGAGCGCGACCTGGATCGCCTCGCGCAGGAACTCCTTGGCCAGGTGCAGCTCGAAGCCCGCCTTGAGGCGGGTGCCGCCGAGCTCGGCGACGATCGCCTCGGCGATCTCCTCCTCGCGCTCCTCGACGATCCGCAGCGCCCGCTCGAAGACGAGCCGGCGGGTGTACGGGTTGGTCTCGGCCCACTCGGCCTGGGCGCGCTCGGCGGCGCGGTAGGCGTTGTCGACCTCGGCGGCGGTCGCGACGGTGATCGCGGCGAGCTTCTCCCCGGTGAACGGATTGAAGTCGATGATGTCCCAGGATCCGCTGCCGGGCTTCCACTCGCCGTCGATGTACTGGTGCGCCAGTTCGGTGAAGTAGTCCGAGTGGTCCGAGGACTGAGCAGACGCCATGGAACGAGACCCCTAACCCGCGGTGGCGGACTTCGGCACGGACGGCTGCAGAGTCACAACCGTCTCACTGATGTCCCGTCATCGTACTGACGTATCAGCCGAGTTGAAGGAGTCCTCGGAGAAGATCACGGCTTTCGGCGGGATCGGGGCTGTCCTTCTGGAGCCGCTCCATGACCCGGCCGTACTGCCCGACCTCCTCGCGTTTGTCGAGGTAGAGGGCGCTGGTCAGCTGTTCCAGGTAGACGACGTCGGACAGGTCGGACTCGGGGAAGCTGAGCATGGTGAAGGCGCCGCTCTCGCCCGCGTGGCCGCCGTAGCTGAAGGGCATCACCTGGAGCGTCACGTTCGGGTGTTCGGAGATCTCGATGAGATGCCTCAACTGGCCCTGCATCACGGACCGGTCGCCGTACGGGCGGCGCAGCGCGGCCTCGTCGAGGACGGCGTGCAGATGCGGGGCGTTCTCGGAGACGAGCACCTTCTGGCGCTCCAGGCGGAGCGCGACCCGGCGGTCGATCTCGGCGCACGGGGCGCCCGGCATGCCGCGGGAGACGACGGCGTGGGCGTACTCCTCGGTCTGCAACAGGCCGTGGACGAACTGCACTTCATAGATACGGATGAGGGAGGCGGCGCCTTCGAGCCCGATGTACGTCTGGAACCAGCCGGGCAGCACGTCGCCGAAGCTGTGCCACCAGCCGGCCACGTTGGCCTCGCGGGCCAGGCCGAGCAGCGAGCCGCGCTCGGCGTCGTCGCACACCCCGTAGAGCGTGAGCAGATCCTCGACGTCCCTGGCCTTGAAGCTCACCCTTCCCAACTCCATACGGCTGATCTTGGATTCGGACGCCCGGATCGAGTAACCGGCGGCTTCCCGGGTGATGCCACGCGATTCGCGCAGTCGCCTCAACTGGGAGCCAAGCAGTATGCGGCGCACCACACTTCCGCTCGCCCCGCTCGATTCGCCTGCCGTCACGGCTCCAGCCTCCCCTTCACGGTGCTGCTCTCGCTGTCGAGCCCCCGTCGAGCCCCGGATTCTGCCACTAAACGCTTCAGCGCGTACACATTCGATTACGGATAGAGGGCGGGTTCCGGGCAGCCTCGGCCGCGCCCGGGGACGACTTATGCACAGAATCGGCACGGGGACGGACAGGTCCGGCGCGTGCACGTGCATCTGCCCTTGCATCCCTTGGTCGCCTCCGGAACCATGGTGCTCGCGCAGCCGCGTACTCACGCGTGCTGCCGCACCGTTGTCGCACCGCCTTTGTCGCACCACCGCCGCGATTCCCGGGAGTGCCTCGCATGGGACCGAATGGATCGACCATGCTCGAGCCGTTACGGCAGGGGCTTCCGCCGATCGATCCCGCGACCGTGTCGAACTCGGCCTCCTGCGCCCTTCCGCCCCGCTACGAAGCGGTGCGCGGCGCCCGGAAGTTCACCAGCCAGACGCTCCACAACTGGGATCTCACCGACCGTTTCGACGACGTCGCCCTCGTCGTCTCCGAGCTCGTCACCAACGCGCTGCGCCACGCCGTGCCGGCGGGGACCGATCCGGCCATGACCTCGGCCGCCGAGGAAGGCCTGAATCCGCCCGTCCGCCTGCACCTGATGCGCTGGGCCTCGCGCCTGGTGTGCGCCGTGCGCGACCCCAGCCGGGAGAGCCCGGAGGCCCGGAGCAGCGAGGAGGACTTCGCCGCCGAGTCGGGCCGCGGGCTTTTCCTGGTGGAGTCGTTCGCCGACGGCTGGGGCTGGCACCCGCTGGCCGGCACGCTGCAGGGCAAGGTGGTGTGGGCGCTGTTCCGGCTGGGTCCGGAGTGAGAGCCGTGACATGAGGGGAGGGCCCCGGTGGCGGTCGCCACCGGGGCCCTTCCTCGTCCGCGGACACTCCTACACCAGGTGGTCGAACTCCCCGTCCTTGACGCCCGCGAGCAGTGCCTCGATCTCGGCGGGCGTGTAGACGAGCGCGGGTCCGTCGGGGTGCCGGGAATTGCGCACCGCGACATCGCCGCCGGGCAGCTTGGCGAACTCCACGCAGGATCCCTGGGAGTTGCTGTGCCGGCTCTTCTGCCACACGACACCACGAAGCTCCGTGGCCGCCATGCCGTTGTACGCGTGGTGCGCGTGATGCACTGGTAGCTCCCCGAGATGATTGGTGCAGGTGTCAACTTCCTCGGATCATAGCCGTGTTCATATGCGCCTGCATGAGCAGATGCACGTGCACGAGGGGTGGCGTAGTGACTACGCGACTCAGCGTGCTACCCGCGGGTAGCAGGTCAACGGCCCGCACGTCACGGCTCACTGACGGTACGTGAGGCACCTGCGGTACGGGAGGGAATGCCGGGAAGCTCCGCCAGGCGGCGGCCCGCCCGGTCGTAGAGAAGGACGTCGGCGAGGCCCTCCTGGTCACGCCGCGGGTCGGTCACCTCGCGCGGATCCCGCAGATCGCGCGCCGCGGGTGCGGTGTACGCGTACCAGACGCCCCAGCCGGGGCGGCCCGGGAGCTCCAGGAGCGTCGCGAGGACCGTCGTGCCGTCGTCCGGGTCCCGCAGCTCGACCCGGCCCGCCGAGCGGGTCCCGTAGTAGAGGCCCGAGTGGAAGACCCCCTCCCGGCCGCCCTCCCGCTGGTACGAGACCCCCGGCTCCGAGAGCGCGATGTTGCCGTCCGTCACGCTGCGGGTGTTGGCGTACCCGTCCGGCCCCGACCAGTGCTTGCCCTCGGCGGTCAGCCACACCGTCCACCCCTTGCCCGCGGCCACCCGCTCCCCCGGCCGCACCACGCGTATCGCGGGCGGGAGGGGTACGGCGGGTACGGGAGTGGTGACGGCGGCGGTGACGGGCGGGGCCGCGGCGACCTCGGGTCCCGTGGGCAGCGCGAGCCCCGCCACGGCGGCGGCGCCGGACACCGCGAGCACCGCGAACGCGGCCAGGGCGACCGCCCGCCGCCGCAGGACCAGCCCCCGGCGCCGTACCTCCGCGAGCGGCACCGGCCCGGGCGTGATGTCGCACGCGGCCGCGGCGAAGGCGGCCCGCAGGTCGGGGTCGAGGTCGGGGTCGTCGTCCGGTTCGCCGGCGGTCTCGGGGGTCATCGGGGAGCTCCGGTGGAGGGTAGGGCCAGGCCGGGGTGGGAGCGGAGGGCGGCAAGGCCGCGGCGGGCGTGGGTCTTGACCGTGCCGATCGAGCAGTGGAGCACGGCGGCGATCTCCGGTTCGCTCAGGTCCTCCCAGTAGCGCAGCACCATCACCGCCCGCTGCCGGGGCGGCAGGTCGGCGAGGGCCGCGAGGAGCGCGGTGCGCTGCTCGACCGCCTCCGCGTGGCCCGCGACCGCGTGCCGCAGCGGCTCCGGGAGGACCGGGGTCAGCAGGTGGACCACGCGTTTGCGGCGGAGGCGGCTGAGGTTGTTGTTGACGAGCGCCCGCCGCACGTACAGGTCCATCTCCTCGCGCGGCACCCGGCGCCAGCGCCCGTACACCTTGGCGAGGGTCGTCTGCACCAGGTCCTCGGCCTCGTGGAAGTCGCCGGTGAGCAGCTGCGCGGTGCGCACCAGGCGGGGCCACGCGGCGACCGCGAACGCGGTGAAGCCGGCGTCGTCCTGGCCCGGTAAGTCCCGTGGTTCGGGCGACGGCTCGTACGACGACTCGTGCGACACGGTGGAGGACCTCACGCTCGTCGGTGGTGCGGTGGGCAGGGCCCGCCCCGTGCCGGGCCCTGCCGCGCACCGCTCGGTGAGCGTCTGCTCGTGCGTCCGCGCGTGCGTCCGGTCGGTCGTCAGAATGGCGGAAGCTCCGCCAGCAGACGCCCGTTGCGGTCGTACAGCGCCACGCCGACACCCTCGGCCGAGCCCGCCCGGTGCGCGTACCAGACGCCCCAGCCGGGGCGGCCCGGCAGTTCGAGGAGGGTCGCGGAGGTCTTGCGGCCGTCCGCGTCGGTGAGGACGACCTGTCCGGCGCGCTTGGTTCCGTAGAACAGGCCGGAGTGGAAGGTCGCCGTGGGGTCGCCCTCGGACTGGTGGCTGACGCCCGGCCGGGAGGTGTCGACGTTGCCGTCCACGACGCTGCGGAAGTTCTCGGTGCCGTCCGGGCTCAGCCAGTGCTTGCCCTCGGGGGTCAGCCAGATCGTGAACCCGCCGCCCGCGTCGACGCGTTCGCCGGAGGCGACGACCCGGACGGGGGAGGTGTGCTTCGGCGCCGCCAGGGACGCGGCGGCGGGGGCCGGGGCGGCCACGGCGGTGGCGGGCGCGGCCACGGCGGCCGCCAGCACGGCCGCCGCCAGCAGCCGGCCTGCCGTGCTCGTACTCGTACGCGTACTCATCTTCGGGCTCCTGAAGTCGGTGAGGGGTGGCTCCTCGGAGTGGCTCCTCACCTCCTTCAACTCCCGGATGGCGACTTCTGGATGACACGCGGCCGGGACGAATCCGCGCCGCCCCCGCCAAGCGCCGCCGACAGCTCTTCGAGCGCGGCGAGGAGCAGCAGCGCGCCCTTGCGCAGCAGGAAGTGGTCGGGGGCGTCGGCCCGTTCCCATGCCTCGATCGTCTCGCGCAGCTCGGCCAGGGGCGGCGCCTTGCGGTCCCGTACGGCCTTGGCGCCGCGTTCCGTCGCCGTGCGCAGGGCCTCCGCGAGGGCCGCGGCCTCCGGTACCGGCGGGGCGCCGCGTTCCGGGAGGTGGGCCTCAAGGAGCATCGCGACCCGCCCGAACTGGGCGAGCGCGTCCTCGGCCTCGGCCGCCGCCGCGCGCGAC from Streptomyces fradiae includes:
- a CDS encoding YbjQ family protein, producing the protein MGIDEYGGGQTAQSDVLVVTTNDVPGHQVQQVIGEVFGLTVRSRHIGSQIGAGLKSLVGGELRGLTKTLVETRNQAMERLVEQARARGANAVLMFRFDVTEAADVGTEVCAYGTAVVIAPIP
- a CDS encoding ion channel protein — encoded protein: MVTQAPTPPPAGPEIVRKVLLPLSVPALVVGIGSALLYLGISKLADRLQDLVWDTLPDALGIGSYSSLWIIVMLTASGIAVGLVVWKVYGHAGADPAEVGLGGAPIKPGVVPGLLLASTLTLAGGVSLGPENPTIVSAIALTFWLGRMVLPALPGALWVSLATAATFGALFGTPVAAALVISEALASKAAPGLAGGGLWDKLFAPLVAAGAGAMTTQLVDHPSFDMGLPPLTNPGYEDLLAALVIATLAALFGLLACYAFPYAHRAFHRLKHPMLMLPLGGLILGLLGALGGRLTLFKGLTETKELVQSLGTYGSGELAKMAVVKLVALLVAASCGFIGGRVFPIVFIGAAFGLCAQALVTEIHPAVAVSAAVLGMVLATTHQGWVSLFIAAVIAASPAMIPLLVLASLPAWLVVTGRPELELDEHGDSLH
- a CDS encoding glutamate decarboxylase codes for the protein MPLHKGPDDRPSDAAPVRRLSLNPFYGAADPVGGMTEAPPRHKLPDGPLAPMSAYQLVHDELMLDGNSRLNLATFVTTWMEPQAAVLMGECRDKNMIDKDEYPRTAELERRCVAMLADLWNAPDPSAAVGCSTTGSSEACMLAGMALKRRWAKKNADRYPAARPNLVMGVNVQVCWEKFCNFWEVEARLVPMQGDRFHLDAATAAELCDENTIGVVAVLGSTFDGSYEPVAEICAALDDLQERTGIDVPVHVDGASGAMVAPFLDEDLVWDFRLPRVSSINTSGHKYGLVYPGVGWALWRSPAELPEELVFRVNYLGGDMPTFALNFSRPGAQVVAQYYTFLRLGRAGYRAVQQTSRDVATDLAQRIEALGDFRLLTRGDQLPVFAFTTAPDVTSFDVFDVSRRLREAGWLVPAYTFPAEREDLSVLRIVCRNGFSTDLANLLVEDLERLLPELRRQPHPFTDDKQAATSFHH
- a CDS encoding ABC transporter permease is translated as MSAAYAVSDCLTMTRRELAHWARQPVQVVVGLVFPVMMLLMFGYLVGGGRAVDGDYVDFLVPGMLTLTMVFGLEGTMTAVTQDLDKGVIDRFRAMPMTDGAVLVGRAAADMLQSTVGLLLMIGVGYAIGWRAEGGFGAFLGAVGLLLLLRFAMLWIGIFLALVAGRAELVQAVQILVWPVGFLSNAFAAPESMPGWLGAFVEWNPMSATATAVRELFANPGGEPGWVGAAVLWPVLLVVVFFPLAVRRFGRLGR
- a CDS encoding ATP-binding cassette domain-containing protein, giving the protein MSVSVGGDAILMEGVRKRFGDDKQALDGLDLTVARGTVHGLLGPNGAGKTTTVRVLATLLRHDEGLVRVAGHDVRRAAAEVRRRIGLLGQHAALDEELSGRQNLEMFGRLYHLGGRGAAARADALLERFGLVDTGRRPVRQYSGGMRRRLDLAASLITEPEVLFLDEPTTGLDPRGRGEVWESVRSLVGGGTTVLLTTQYLEEADQLADRISVVDSGRVVADGTPDELKARVGRDRIDVVVRDGARLDEALKALPFAPAGADVDRDRRRISAPVEDRMASLALTVRALEEAGIEAEDIALRRPTLDEVFLHLTGGRSADERTEVAA
- a CDS encoding PadR family transcriptional regulator → MSAIRLLVLGAVKQHGRAHGYQVRNDLEYWGAHEWSNAKPGSIYHALKQMAKQGLLVADEIAPSTAGGPPRVEYEITDAGREEFLRLLREALSTYDQQMDVLSAAVGFIVDLPRAEAVELLRARVRGLDEWRAAVTDYYTPEGGPGQLGHIGEIMHLWVHSADSGREWTLGLIERIEGGAYVFAGEGEPFVGVLAEGQENPFA
- a CDS encoding DinB family protein: MVALVPAEAYGDERGAFLNFIEAQRAAIVRASFGLTEEQAASRPSASELSLSGLIKHTAEVELNWLRLAQRRPNEKQRTQETWGEAFRLVDGEAIPEIVAFWRGVAKETEEFVRTVPSLDEEFPLPPAPWFPKDGRVSVRWMLLHLIQEIGRHAGHADIIRESLDGKGSFELIELESKV
- a CDS encoding aldehyde dehydrogenase family protein, giving the protein MASAQSSDHSDYFTELAHQYIDGEWKPGSGSWDIIDFNPFTGEKLAAITVATAAEVDNAYRAAERAQAEWAETNPYTRRLVFERALRIVEEREEEIAEAIVAELGGTRLKAGFELHLAKEFLREAIQVALRPEGSILPSPVDGKENRVYRLPVGVIGVISPFNFPFLLSIKSVAPALALGNAVVLKPHQNTPICGGTLVAKVLEEAGLPAGLLNVVVTDIAEIGDALLTHPVPKVISFTGSDRTGQHVATVCAQHFKHAVLELGGNSALIVLDDADVDYAVDAAVFSRFVHQGQVCMAANRILVDRTLEAEFTEKFVAKVKTLRVGDPADPATHIGPLINAQQAEAVASVVEQTVAGGATALLRGTVDGSLVSPTVLTGIAADAPVLSQEIFGPVALVIPFDGEDEAVRIANDTPYGLSGAVHTGNVERGVRVAKRIHTGMIHINDGTVHDEPIVPFGGEKQSGIGRLNGEAMVEAFTTRKWISIQHGRSRFPF